The Fusarium keratoplasticum isolate Fu6.1 chromosome 8, whole genome shotgun sequence genome includes a region encoding these proteins:
- a CDS encoding HET domain-containing protein: MEKQHPSDFDYDSYSLPSAATHIRLIELLPTNPATTSESADHHFSNHLSCHLTITPISEPKAYKAVSYTWGTSERTCSLDISGTKLPITPALDTALRHLRRRDEPMVLWVDQICIDQSNHAEKADQVLLMSDVYTKAEQVLIWLGPEADRSDELMDLWQEVGQRALDLGIQDYFTREHLPLLQDIIKDPEFDHPLTQGYHELVDLARPRFEHLLQATVDWNDRFWFRRVWTVQELCLCQDTVFICGYKVVQVELVRLACNILSAAISQLVRSHPDSDAKFRELAYTALSQRARPLLSIRHRRQEFNKGLGEGDELLHLFQKLFVNSDTMATRNRDRIYGLLGLAVDAGSLAIKPDYASEDASPIFTEVARKVIQNGRVELLSFSQIPREHDLEHLPSWVPDWRPNLEASFYTIYESGEDHLLAASGDTKVCLEQVQDPNILAIRGYLVDTIEEVGERWHSSNSHALCQAHLSRIVDFCAKSTTKKEPIYDNDERRAEAVWRVPVGDLYWTKDTPNARASRPLASDEYLDCLFILELLESWPNMTPEERTARFPELEARRFPSGSYRGNMAAMDGKKPYLTRKGYVGMCPSHAVEGDQVVIFMGGRIPFVLRPLEGREEFTFVGEAYCDGVMDGEILERADERLFLIR; this comes from the coding sequence ATGGAAAAGCAACATCCCAGTGATTTCGACTATGACAGCTATTCTCTGCCCTCAGCGGCAACCCACATTCGCCTAATCGAACTACTTCCTACAAATCCAGCCACAACATCCGAATCAGCCGACCATCACTTCTCTAATCATCTTTCGTGTCATCTCACTATCACGCCAATATCCGAACCAAAGGCCTACAAAGCAGTCTCATATACTTGGGGCACATCTGAGAGGACATGCTCCCTCGATATTTCGGGGACCAAGTTGCCCATCACTCCCGCTCTTGACACCGCCCTTCGACACCTCAGAAGACGAGATGAGCCTATGGTTCTATGGGTCGATCAGATCTGTATCGATCAAAGCAATCATGCTGAGAAAGCAGATCAAGTGCTCCTCATGTCCGACGTCTACACCAAAGCCGAGCAAGTGTTGATCTGGCTTGGGCCCGAGGCAGACAGATCTGATGAGTTGATGGATCTATGGCAGGAAGTTGGGCAACGAGCACTGGACCTAGGAATTCAAGACTATTTTACGAGAGAGCATCTGCCTTTGCTGCAAGACATAATCAAGGATCCCGAGTTCGATCATCCTCTTACACAAGGCTATCACGAGCTTGTAGACTTGGCGCGGCCACGATTCGAACATCTGTTGCAGGCAACGGTTGACTGGAACGACAGGTTCTGGTTCCGTCGAGTCTGGACAGTTCAGGAGCTTTGCCTCTGCCAGGACACGGTGTTTATCTGCGGCTACAAAGTAGTCCAGGTAGAGCTCGTTCGATTAGCTTGCAACATCCTGTCAGCAGCGATAAGTCAGTTGGTACGAAGTCATCCAGATTCAGACGCCAAGTTTCGGGAACTCGCGTACACAGCATTGAGCCAACGTGCTAGGCCTCTCCTCAGCATACGACACCGCAGGCAAGAATTCAACAAGGGCCTCGGAGAAGGGGACGAGCTACTTCACCTATTCCAAAAGCTGTTCGTCAATAGCGACACGATGGCGACCAGAAACCGAGACCGCATCTATGGGTTGCTGGGTCTGGCTGTTGACGCGGGAAGTCTTGCCATCAAGCCAGACTACGCTTCTGAAGACGCATCGCCCATTTTCACCGAAGTGGCCCGGAAAGTGATTCAGAACGGGCGAGTAGAGCTGTTGTCGTTCTCGCAGATTCCAAGAGAACATGACCTGGAGCATCTCCCGTCTTGGGTGCCTGACTGGAGACCAAATCTTGAAGCCTCTTTCTACACCATTTACGAGAGTGGCGAGGACCACCTTTTGGCTGCTTCAGGGGATACCAAGGTTTGCCTTGAGCAGGTACAAGATCCCAATATCTTGGCTATCAGGGGGTACCTGGTTGATACAATTGAGGAAGTAGGCGAGAGATGGCATTCGTCCAATTCACACGCCCTGTGTCAAGCTCATCTATCCCGCATCGTGGACTTCTGCGCCAAATCGACTACCAAGAAGGAGCCTATATACGACAATGACGAACGACGGGCCGAGGCAGTTTGGCGAGTGCCCGTTGGAGACTTGTACTGGACCAAGGATACGCCAAACGCTCGCGCTAGCCGTCCACTCGCAAGCGACGAGTATCTCGACTGTCTTTTCATACTTGAGCTACTGGAATCATGGCCAAACATGACCCCCGAGGAGCGAACTGCACGTTTTCCAGAGCTTGAGGCACGGAGGTTCCCATCTGGCTCGTATAGGGGCaacatggctgccatggatGGGAAGAAGCCGTACCTGACACGAAAGGGATATGTTGGTATGTGCCCAAGTCACGCAGTTGAGGGAGATCAAGTTGTTATCTTCATGGGAGGGAGGATCCCGTTTGTGTTGCGGCCATTGGAAGGGAGGGAAGAGTTTACGTTTGTGGGTGAGGCATATTGCGACGGGGTCATGGACGGTGAGATTCTAGAGAGAGCGGATGAAAGATTGTTTTTGATTCGATAG
- a CDS encoding Pyruvate dehydrogenase E1 component subunit alpha, whose amino-acid sequence MLSRALRVPRAVPLRAKLAAPSYIAARSVTTNAASASLSHSVPQSDDEPFVVNLSDESFETYELDPPPYSLEVTKKELKQMYYDMVSIRQMEMAADRLYKEKKIRGFCHLSTGQEAVAVGIEHAITKADDIITAYRCHGFALMRGATVKSIIGELLGRREGISYGKGGSMHMFYKGFYGGNGIVGAQVPVGAGLAFAHKYNGNKNASIILYGDGASNQGQVFEAFNMAKLWNLPALFGCENNKYGMGTSAARSSALTDYYKRGQYIPGLKVNGMDVLAVKAAVKYGKEWTAADKGPMVLEYVTYRYGGHSMSDPGTTYRTREEIQRMRSTNDAIAGLKQKILDWEVTTEDELKKIDKEARAHVNEEVALAEAMAVPDPKPEILFEDIYVRGSEPQYLRGRTPEENHYFQ is encoded by the exons ATGCTGTCTCGAGCTCTCCGAGTCCCCAGGGCGGTGCCTCTGCGCGCCAAGCTCGCCGCTCCCTCTTATATCGCCGCCCGCTCCGTCACTACCAACGCTGCGTCGGCGTCGCTGAGCCACTCAGTCCCTCAG TCCGACGATGAGCCTTTCGTCGTCAACCTGAGCGATGAGAGCTTCGAGACCTACGAGCTGGACCCTCCCCCCTACTCCCTCGAGGTTACCAAGAAGGAGTTGAAGCAGATGTACTACGACATGGTCAGCATCCG acagatggagatggcggccgATCGTCTgtacaaggagaagaagatccGTGGTTTCTGCCACTTGTCCACCGGTCAAGAGGCTGTCGCCGTCGGTATCGAGCATGCCATTACCAAGGctgacgacatcatcactGCCTACCGATGCCACGGTTTCGCCCTGATGCGCGGTGCTACCGTCAAGTCCATCATTGGtgagcttctcggccgacGTGAGGGTATCTCTTACGGCAAGGGTGGTTCCATGCACATGTTCTACAAGGGCTTCTACGGCGGCAACGGTATCGTTGGTGCTCAGGTCCCCGTCGGTGCTGGTCTCGCTTTCGCCCACAAGTACAACGGAAACAAGAAcgcctccatcatcctctaCGGTGACGGTGCCAGCAACCAGGGCCAGGTCTTTGAGGCtttcaacatggccaagctctGGAACCTCCCCGCCCTCTTTGGCTGTGAGA ACAACAAGTACGGCATGGGTACCTCTGCTGCCCGCTCCTCTGCCTTGACCGACTACTACAAGCGTGGCCAGTACATCCCCGgtctcaaggtcaacggcatGGACGTCCTCgccgtcaaggctgccgTCAAGTACGGCAAGGAGTGGACTGCTGCTGACAAGGGTCCTATGGTCCTCGAGTACGTCACTTACCGATATGGTGGTCACTCCATGTCGGACCCCGGTACCACTTACCGAACCCGTGAGGAGATCCAGCGCATGCGCTCGACCAACGACGCCATTGCTGGACTCAAGCAGAAGATCCTTGACTGGGAGGTcaccaccgaggatgagctcaagaagattgaCAAGGAGGCTCGCGCCCACGTCAACGAGGAGGTTGCCCTTGCTGAGGCCATGGCTGTGCCTGACCCCAAGCCCGAGATTCTGTTTGAGGATATCTACGTCAGGGGCAGTGAGCCCCAGTACCTTCGCGGCCGAACCCCCGAGGAGAACCACTACTTCCAGTAA
- a CDS encoding DNA ligase, protein MTSTVSCGRGLTIASLLRQNTLRVASRPLPGLILRRSSLESLRNLCIMAPKQATLGYVKSGQSTLNKFFGAKGAAPVRQTTLAFSTKAKKEEAEEEEADVSTKGSKADKDSKKRARSADKKAEAESAPIKKEEAEDDSDGPVTKRARRSRKRVEEEEDDDISDEPVKKKSPSPKKRKSASPSPKPTPTKKSNARAAKEPAAEEDDEPVKDEASTASASEAEDDAEVEEEKPEVAAKARQKAQTKLKSKTKEKDPYPDWEAGTPVPYAALCTTFSLIEMTTKRLIIMEHCSLFLRQVMRLTPNDLLPTVLLMINKLAPDYAGIELGIGESLIMKAIGETTGRSLQVIKADQKEIGDLGLVAVKSRSTQRTMFKPKALTIRGVHQGLMNIATVTGNGAQGRKVDGIKKLLAAADANSTGKVDITKDKGGPSEAKFIIRFLEGKLRLGLAEKTVLVSLAQAIVCHEADAKDKVPSTSDMEKGESILKTVYSELPSYDVIIPAMLEHGIMELRENCKLRPGVPLKPMLAKPTKAITEVLDRFEGQTFTCEYKYDGERAQIHYVAKDAPQQLSEASQGAAKEVAAGVASIFSRNSEDLSKKYPDILAKLGTWVKPDTKSFVLDCETVAWDVDEKKVLPFQQLMTRKKKDVKVEDVKVKVCVFAFDLLYLNGEAVVEKALRERRELLEAAFTPVEGEFAFATHMNGQELDEIQLFLDESVKASCEGLMVKMLDGRESGYEPSKRSRNWLKIKKDYLSGVGDSLDLVVLGAYYGKGKRTSVYGAFLLACYNPNSDTYETVCNIGTGFSEQVLEELHKQLSEITIDRPKPFYSHSSGGQHQPDVWFEPRYVWEVKTADLTLSPRYKAGAKEGVDPSGTKGISLRFPRFIRIRDDKNADSATTSRQVAEMYRKQESVSKSKGPAVDDDFEY, encoded by the exons ATGACTTCAACCGTCAGCTGTGGCCGTGGTCTCACCATTGCCTCTCTCCTCCGCCAAAACACCCTGAGAGTGGCCTCACGACCTCTTCCAGGCCTTATTCTGCGTCGTTCTTCGTTGGAATCACTACGGAATCTGTGCATCATGGCACCCAAGCAGGCGACACTCGGGTATGTCAAGTCAGGGCAGAGCACTCTTAA CAAGTTTTTTGGTGCCAAGGGGGCGGCACCAGTGCGACAGACAACGCTTGCATTCAGCACCAAGGCCAAaaaggaggaggcagaggaagaggaggctgatgTGAGCACGAAAGGCTCAAAAGCTGATAAAG ATTCCAAGAAGCGAGCTCGATCAGCCGACAAGAAAGCCGAAGCCGAATCTGCACCCAttaagaaggaggaggctgaggatgaTAGCGACGGCCCCGTCACCAAGCGTGCGAGACGGTCTCGAAagagggttgaggaggaggaggatgacgacatAAGCGACGAACCagtcaagaagaagtctccttctcccaagaagcgcaaATCGGCGAGCCCCTCGCCCAAGCCTACACCTACCAAGAAATCCAATGCCCGAGCCGCCAAGGAGCCTGccgctgaggaggacgacgagccCGTCAAGGATGAAGCATCTACAGCATCGGCTtcagaagcagaagatgacgcagaggtggaggaggagaagcctgaAGTTGCTGCCAAAGCTCGGCAGAAGGCTCAAACGAAGCTAAagtccaagaccaaggaaaAGGATCCCTATCCCGATTGGGAGGCGGGAACACCTGTTCCATATGCAGCTCTGTGCACCACGTTTTCTCTTATCGAGATGACTACCAAGCGTCTGATTATCATGGAGCATTGCTCCTTGTTCCTCCGACAGGTCATGCGCTTGACGCCCAATGATCTGCTTCCGACGGTATTGCTTATGATCAACAAGCTTGCTCCCGACTATGCTGGCATTGAGCTTGGTATTGGAGAATCTCTGATCATGAAGGCCATTGGCGAGACCACTGGCCGAAGTCTCCAGGTAATCAAGGCCGACCAGAAGGAGATTGGTGACCTGGGTCTGGTGGCTGTGAAGAGTCGATCAACCCAACGTACCAtgttcaagcccaaggctcTTACAATCAGGGGAGTTCATCAGGGCCTGATGAATATTGCTACAGTCACCGGAAACGGCGCCCAGGGCCGCAAGgtggatggcatcaagaagTTGCTCGCGGCGGCTGATGCCAACTCGACCGGCAAGGTTGATATCACCAAAGACAAGGGCGGACCAAGCGAGGCCAAGTTCATCATTCGATTCCTAGAAGGAAAGCTGAGACTTGGTCTGGCCGAGAAGACAGTGCTTGTTTCGCTCGCCCAGGCCATTGTCTGTCACGAAGCAGATGCAAAGGACAAGGTACCCAGCACCTCGGACATGGAGAAGGGCGAGTCTATCCTCAAGACAGTTTACAG TGAACTCCCAAGCTACGACGTCATTATTCCTGCTATGCTTGAGCATGGAATCATGGAGCTCCGCGAGAACTGCAAGCTTCGGCCTGGTGTTCCTCTGAAGCCCATGTTGGCCAAGCCCACCAAGGCCATTACCGAGGTGCTGGATCGATTTGAAGGACAGACGTTTACTTGTGAATACAAGTATGATGGTGAAAGAGCGCAGATTCACTATGTGGCCAAGGACGCACCCCAGCAATTGAGCGAGGCAAGCCAAGGAGCAGCCAAGGAGGTCGCGGCTGGAGTTGCAAGCATCTTTTCAAGGAACTCAGAGGATCTCTCCAAGAAGTATCCCGATATTCTTGCCAAGCTTGGTACTTGGGTGAAGCCCGATACCAAGAGCTTCGTCCTGGATTGCGAAACTGTTGCCTGGGATgtggacgagaagaaggtgtTGCCCTTCCAGCAACTCATGACacgcaagaagaaggacgtcaaggttgaggatgtcaaggtcaaggtctgCGTCTTTGCCTTTGACCTGCTATATCTCAACGGAGAAGCCGTGGTTGAAAAGGCACTACGGGAACGAcgtgagctcctcgaggctgcATTTACCCCCGTCGAGGGCGAATTTGCCTTTGCTACCCACATGAACGGTCAGGAGCTTGACGAGATTCAGCTCTTCCTTGACGAAAGTGTAAAGGCTTCATGTGAAGGTCTCATGGTCAAGATGTTGGATGGCAGGGAGAGTGGATATGAGCCCAGCAAACGAAGTCGCAACTGGCTCAAG ATCAAGAAGGATTACCTCTCTGGTGTTGGCGACtctcttgaccttgtcgtcctGGGTGCTTACTACGGCAAAGGCAAGCGTACATCAGTGTACGGAGCATTCCTCCTGGCATGCTACAACCCTAACTCGGACACATACGAGACCGTATGTAACATTGGAACTGGTTTCTCGGAGCAAGTGCTTGAAGAACTACACAAGCAACTGTCCGAAATCACCATTGACCGACCCAAGCCCTTCTACTCGCACTCTTCTGGTGGGCAGCACCAGCCCGACGTCTGGTTCGAGCCCCGTTACGTCTGGGAGGTCAAGACGGCGGATCTGACGCTCAGCCCACGGTACAAGGCCGGTGCCAAGGAGGGAGTCGACCCTTCGGGCACCAAGGGTATCAGTCTGCGATTCCCACGCTTCATCCGAATCCGTGATGACAAGAATGCCGATTCTGCCACCACGAGTCGCCAGGTTGCTGAGATGTACCGCAAGCAGGAGAGCGTGTCGAAGAGCAAGGGACCTGCTGTggatgacgactttgagTATTAG
- a CDS encoding Chloride channel protein codes for MNRIMSGDPYAFASTSASASASSASHTPDSDRRDELDFLGQDGDEVSARRGAYGHGDDGHDILEDDPLQGNLAAPMSFKRRQGPSFLSAPARLFSAIMGSRSNASHSSSRGPSPAVFSGSETPPRAEPVTLNAASKDGAPLDWYIEGPGRRVGYEDLTAIDWIFEYTKERQRLRVLYSSATGVLGYARRLIDASQVWIVLLLTGMAVGAVAACINVTTDWLGDLKEGYCSSGPEGGHFYLNKAFCCYGYDQGSKCEGWKTWGGALGVGSAGGRWFLEYFFFVGLAMLFAYVAALLVQEYAIYAKHSGIPEIKTVLGGFVIQRFLGGWTLVTKSLGLALAVASGMWLGKEGPLIHVACCCANVFTKLFHNINDNEARKREVLSAAAASGVSVAFGSPIGGVLFSLETLSYYFPDKTMWQSFVCAMTAAVVLQAFDPFRSGKLVLYQVQYSIGWHRFELLPYAILGILGGIHGGLFIRLNMAIARWKKANTWIPGPIAQVLIVAFFTALINYPNFYMKAQTTELVSNLFSECSKVLDDPIGICRTGAASARTIVLLVFASVLGFFLAAVTFGLQIPAGIILPSMAIGALTGRAVGIIMEIWVTNYPSFFLFGSCEPDIPCVTPGTYAIVGAAASLAGVTRMTVSIVVIMFELTGALTYVLPIMIAVMISKWVGDAFSRRGIYESWIHFNEYPFLDNSENSDVIPDIPAAQVMTRIEDLVVLTATGHTIASLTTILEMHPYRGFPVISDPREAILLGYISRAELAYNLSASTQPPRSLPPETEAFFSHQPLADPRTTLDLRPWMDQTPLTLPSHTSLHLVSTYFQKLGLRYLLFSDRGVLQGLLTKKDVWYVLNGAEETRRTMGLGPSGRGHETGVTSIAADDGALESSGLLQGADGADDGDSIQGEEPML; via the exons ATGAACCGCATCATGTCTGGAGACCCCTACGCCTTCGCATCCACCTccgcctcagcctcagcctcgtccgCATCGCATACCCCCGACTCGGATCGTCGCGACGAGCTCGACTTTCTCGGCCAGGATGGCGACGAGGTCAGCGCCCGTCGTGGCGCCTATGGCCACGGCGATGACGGCCATGATATCCTCGAAGATGACCCGCTACAAGGCAATTTAGCTGCACCCATGTCCTTCAAACGACGTCAAGGACCCTCGTTCCTCTCTGCGCCGGCCCgcctcttctcggccatcATGGGCTCACGATCCAACGCTTCGCATTCTTCATCGAGAGGCCCGTCGCCCGCCGTATTCTCAGGCTCAGAGACCCCTCCGCGCGCCGAACCCGTCACCCTCAATGCCGCCTCCAAAGATGGTGCGCCGCTCGATTGGTACATAGAAGGACCCGGCCGCCGCGTCGGCTACGAGGATCTCACGGCCATTGACTGGATCTTCGAGTACACCAAGGAGCGCCAGCGCCTGCGTGTCCTATACTCTAGCGCGACCGGAGTGCTGGGCTACGCCCGCCGTCTCATCGACGCCAGCCAGGTCTGGATCGTCCTGTTGCTGACGGGCATGGCTGTCGGCGCAGTCGCTGCCTGCATCAACGTCACCACCGACTGGCTTGGCGACCTGAAGGAGGGCTACTGCTCCAGCGGGCCTGAGGGCGGCCACTTTTACCTTAACAAGGCGTTTTGCTGCTATGGATATGATCAGGGCTCCAAGTGCGAGGGCTGGAAGACATGGGGTGGTGCCCTCGGAGTGGGCTCGGCTGGCGGCAGGTGGTTCCTCGAGTATTTCTTCTTTGTCGGTCTTGCG ATGCTGTTTGCATATGTAGCTGCTCTCCTGGTGCAAGAGTATGCCATCTACGCCAAGCATAGTGGTATCCCCGAGATCAAGACTGTCCTGGGAGGGTTCGTTATCCAACGATTCCTGGGTGGTTGGACGCTTGTGACCAAGTCACTCGGCCTT GCCTTGGCTGTGGCCTCGGGCATGTGGCTGGGCAAAGAAGGCCCCTTGATCCATGTCGCTTGCTGCTGCGCCAACGTATTTACGAAGTTGTTTCACAATATCAACGATAATGAAG CTCGAAAACGAGAGGTTCTATCCGCTGCTGCGGCTTCGGGCGTCTCTGTTGCCTTTGGTTCCCCTATCGGTGGTGTCTTGTTTAGTCTCGAG ACATTGTCGTACTATTTCCCAGACAAGACTATGTGGCAGAGTTTTGTCTGTGCCATGACAGCTGCAGTCGTTCTCCAAGCCTTCGACCCTTTTAGGTCAGGCAAGCTCGTCTTGTACCAAGTCCAGTACAGTATCGGATGGCATCGTTTCGAGTTGCTTCCTTATGCCATCCTGGGCATCCTGGGA GGCATCCATGGTGGCCTCTTTATCAGGCTCAACATGGCCATCGCGCGCTGGAAAAAGGCCAATACCTGGATCCCTGGCCCCATCGCCCAGGTCCTCATCGTGGCCTTCTTCACAGCTCTCATCAACTACCCCAACTTTTACATGAAGGCGCAGACTACTGAGCTCGTCTCCAACCTCTTCTCCGAGTGCTCAAAGGTTCTCGATGACCCTATCGGCATCTGTAGGACAGGTGCCGCGTCTGCTAGAACCATTGTTCTCCTCGTCTTTGCCTCGGTGCTTGGGTTCTTCCTCGCAGCCGTCACCTTTGGCCTGCAGATCCCTGCGGGCATCATTCTGCCCTCCATGGCCATTGGTGCTCTTACAGGTCGTGCCGTGggcatcatcatggagatCTGGGTCACCAACTACccatccttcttcctctttggcTCCTGTGAGCCTGATATACCCTGCGTTACTCCCGGCACGTATGCCATTGTCGGTGCCGCGGCCTCACTCGCCGGCGTGACCCGTATGACAGTGTCTATCGTTGTCATTATGTTCGAGCTCACTGGCGCCCTCACATATGTTCTCCCCATCATGATCGCTGTCATGATCTCCAAGTGGGTTGGCGACGCCTTCTCGCGCCGTGGTATTTACGAGTCATGGATTCACTTTAACGAGTATCCCTTCCTGGACAACAGCGAGAATAGTGATGTTATCCCTGACATTCCTGCCGCCCAAGTCATGACCCGTATTGAAGACCTCGTCGTCCTTACGGCTACGGGCCATACCATCGCCTCCCTTACTACCATCCTCGAGATGCACCCCTACCGCGGCTTCCCCGTCATTTCAGACCCCCGTGAAGCTATACTGCTCGGCTATATCTCACGCGCCGAGCTGGCCTATAACCTCTCCGCCTCAACTCAACCGCCTCGCTCACTTCCTCCGGAGACcgaggccttcttctctcatcaGCCTCTCGCCGACCCGCGGACCACCCTTGACCTCCGCCCCTGGATGGACCAGACTCCCCTGACTCTACCATCCCACACAAGCCTACACCTCGTCTCAACATACTTCCAGAAGCTCGGTCTACGCTACCTTCTCTTCAGCGATCGCGGCGTCCTTCAGGGGCTGCTGACAAAGAAGGACGTCTGGTACGTCCTGAATGGCGCCGAGGAGACAAGGCGCACCATGGGCCTAGGACCCAGTGGGCGAGGTCACGAGACGGGTGTGACGAGTATAGCGGCGGACGATGGCGCTCTCGAGAGTAGCGGGCTGCTGCAGGGTGCGGACGGCGCTGACGACGGCGACAGCATCCAGGGCGAGGAGCCCATGTTATAG
- a CDS encoding MFS domain-containing protein, giving the protein MAILEWTRQDKPPKLLKLRSSAGLIVTTCSFAIFTDIFLYGVIVPVLPFSLENRVGISTDRVQYWVSIALAVYGAALLGGSPVWGYLADRIQNRRIPMLIGLILLAGATVFLCVGRNLPLFLVGRVLQGISAALTWTVGLALVVDTVDKDHVGKAMGWISMACSLGILTAPLLGGVVYGKGGYYSVFAMCFGLLAVDIVLRLVIIEVKEAKVWLDNAEIATSTDLEGVQAGESKGEGEGDSKTPAQTTDESTKEELDPSRTPIKTLVRLLRRPRFLAALWGTLVQAIIQTALESTLPLLTKEIFGWDSIGAGLIFLPIILPSFLGPVIGMISDRYGPKWLATFGLFFATPFAVCLRFVSENKIEDKILLCGLLVGIGITMSCIFGPLMAEITWSVQGEDGKEGVGQIAQAYGLYNMAYSGGSLVGPILGGMIRDSAGWGTVGWSLGVIVFVSAIPTMLYTGGPLNVKFRGRRRDSSEA; this is encoded by the exons ATGGCGATTCTCGAGTGGACGCGGCAGGACAAGCCGCCGAAACTTCTCAAGTTGCGATCATCAGCTGGTCTAATCGTCACCACCTGTTCTTTTGCCATCTTTACT GACATCTTCTTGTACGGCGTCATCGTCCCTGTGCTGCCATTCTCTCTCGAAAACCGGGTTGGCATCAGCACAGACAGAGTCCAGTACTGGGTTTCGATAGCACTGGCCGTCTATGGCGCCGCTCTTCTCGGCGGGTCTC CTGTTTGGGGATACCTGGCAGATAGAATCCAGAACCGCCGAATCCCAATGCTTATTGGTCTCATCTTGCTGGCTGGAGCTACCGTCTTCCTCTGCGTAGGACGAAACCTCCcgctcttcctcgtcggccgtGTCCTCCAGGGTATATCAGCGGCTCTCACCTGGACTGTTGGTCTGGCCTTGGTTGTCGATACTGTGGATAAGGACCATGTCGGCAAGGCAATGGGCTGGATCAGCATGGCCTGCAGTCTTGGCATCCTGACGGCACCTCTACTTGGAGGGGTTGTGTATGGCAAGGGGGGTTACTACTCTGTGTTTGCCATGTGTTTTGGTCTGCTTGCAGTAGATATTGTTCTGcgtctcgtcatcatcgaggtcaaggaggccaaggtaTGGCTTGACAATGCAGAGATTGCAACGTCCACCGACTTGGAGGGCGTTCAGGCTGGTGAGTCCAAGGGAGAGGGCGAGGGGGATTCGAAGACCCCAGCGCAAACAACAGATGAATCGACCAAGGAAGAACTGGACCCATCGCGAACGCCCATCAAGACACTGGTCAGACTGCTACGACGAcctcgcttcttggctgctctCTGGGGAACACTCGTTCAGGCAATTATCCAGACCGCCTTAGAGAGCACGCTTCCTCTACTCACCAAGGAGATATTCGGCTGGGACTCAATTGGTGCAGGACTCATCTTCCTCCCCATCATTCTGCCCTCGTTTCTCGGCCCCGTCATTGGAATGATAAGCGATCGTTACGGACCCAAGTGGCTCGCCACGTttggcctcttcttcgcAACACCCTTTGCCGTGTGTCTGCGGTTCGTCTCGGAGAATAAGATCGAGGACAAGATACTGCTGTGTGGGCTCCTTGTCGGCATTGGCATCACCATGTCGTGCATTTTCGGCCCTCTCATGGCAGAGATCACTTGGTCTGTCCAGGGCGAGGATGGGAAGGAGGGCGTGGGACAGATTGCCCAGGCGTACGGCCTGTACAACATGGCCTACTCTGGAGGATCATTGGTAGGGCCCATCTTGGGCGGAATGATCAGAGATAGTGCTGGATGGGGGACTGTAGGGTGGTCACTGGGTGTCATTGTGTTTGTGTCTGCAATCCCAACGATGCTATACACGGGCGGGCCTCTGAATGTCAAGTTTCGAGGTCGGAGGAGAGATTCATCTGAGGCATAA